The Flavobacterium faecale genome has a segment encoding these proteins:
- a CDS encoding DNA polymerase III subunit alpha, with protein MYLNCHSFHSLRYGTIPLDDLIEKAVRSGVTAMALTDINTVTGIYDFIIECKKVSIKPIIGIDFRSDNEFRYIGLAKNASGLAEMNRFLTKHNFDKSPLPMEAPAFESVMVIYAFAKAPMVLKTNEYIGVRPEEVGKLFGYKGSLDKMVVLQPVTFRTKKEYQLHKILRAIDNNVLLSKLTPEAIATPYEVMVEEERLRAVYKDYPQLLANTQMVMDSCDFQYDFATPKNKKHYTNSSESDIALLTTLAHQGMEWRYGKKDKIALARVQKELKVIHELQFSGYFLITWDIIRYSNSRGFLHIGRGSGANSIIAYCLGITDICPIELDLYFERFLNENRKSPPDFDIDWSWQERDVILEYIFNRYGYENVAFCGTNVEFKYRSIFREVGKVFGLPKEELDHLAKNPMRLQQTNSVVQEVQEYGMLLEKYPNQRSMHSCGIIISEEPITNYTPLEMPPKGFPIVLFDMHVAEAIGFEKFDILSQRGIGTIDDTVKLVAKNRGIQINIRDTSLSKNEKLANTFLAQGKTIGCFYIESPAMRGLLRRLSCDNYKTLVAASSIIRPGVAKSGMMKEYIFRHNNPSQFEYFHKVFEEQLGETYGIMVYQEDVIKIALHYGGLPAADGDILRRAMSGKGRSLAALQKVKDHFFESCALQGHPEILSQEIYRQIESFAGYSFCKAHSASYAVESYQSLYLKVYYPVEFMVAVINNQGGFYRTEVYIHEARMAGGTIHNPCVNKSELTTTLYGNDIYLGFMHLQGLAEKLAGEIVRERELQGDYLSLEDFCNRVKIGLESLKLLIFIGAFRETGKTKNQLLILASLLFNSAPTDHQMLLLQESVKEYQLPKLERSRFEDAFDEIELLGFPTSFTPFDLLQTPFRGDVMAKDLALNHKKQVRMLAYLISRKQVPTARGTMFFGTWVDFEGTYFDTTHFPDNLQVYPFQGGGCYLLLGTVEVDYHFPTLTILKMAKLPFVPDPRYSDSKDHQFITQQRMKEDVSSTQRAPYPQAHKINLPRNKMNLS; from the coding sequence ATGTACCTCAATTGTCATTCTTTTCACTCCTTGCGCTACGGCACGATTCCGCTTGACGACTTGATCGAAAAGGCTGTTCGGTCAGGTGTTACCGCTATGGCATTGACCGATATCAATACCGTTACGGGAATTTATGATTTTATTATCGAATGTAAAAAGGTAAGTATTAAACCAATAATCGGAATTGATTTTCGTTCGGATAATGAATTTCGATACATCGGTTTAGCCAAAAACGCGAGTGGATTGGCAGAGATGAATCGGTTTTTGACCAAGCACAATTTCGATAAAAGCCCTTTGCCTATGGAAGCTCCTGCCTTTGAATCGGTGATGGTTATTTACGCTTTCGCGAAAGCGCCAATGGTACTTAAAACCAATGAATATATAGGTGTCCGCCCGGAAGAAGTAGGGAAGTTGTTTGGTTATAAAGGAAGTCTGGATAAAATGGTGGTGCTACAACCGGTGACTTTTCGAACTAAAAAAGAATACCAACTCCACAAAATTCTACGAGCGATTGATAACAATGTTTTGTTGTCCAAATTAACTCCTGAAGCTATTGCAACGCCCTATGAAGTCATGGTGGAAGAGGAGCGTTTGCGAGCTGTTTACAAGGACTATCCGCAATTGCTAGCCAATACGCAAATGGTTATGGACAGTTGCGATTTTCAATACGATTTTGCGACTCCAAAAAACAAAAAACATTACACCAATTCGAGCGAGAGTGATATTGCGTTGCTCACTACTCTCGCGCATCAAGGCATGGAATGGCGGTACGGAAAAAAGGATAAAATTGCTCTAGCACGAGTGCAAAAAGAACTGAAAGTGATTCACGAATTGCAGTTTAGCGGTTACTTTTTGATTACTTGGGATATTATTCGATACAGCAACAGTCGTGGTTTTTTGCATATCGGGCGGGGTAGCGGCGCCAACTCGATTATTGCCTATTGCCTTGGAATTACGGACATTTGCCCAATAGAACTCGACTTGTATTTTGAGCGTTTTTTGAATGAAAACCGCAAGAGTCCACCCGATTTTGACATTGATTGGAGCTGGCAAGAACGCGACGTGATTTTGGAATATATCTTCAATCGTTACGGATACGAAAATGTAGCTTTTTGTGGAACCAATGTGGAGTTCAAATACCGTTCGATATTTAGAGAAGTCGGTAAAGTTTTTGGTTTACCCAAAGAAGAATTGGACCATTTGGCCAAAAACCCGATGCGGTTGCAGCAAACCAATAGCGTAGTGCAAGAAGTGCAAGAATACGGCATGTTGTTAGAAAAATATCCCAACCAACGCAGCATGCATTCGTGTGGAATTATCATATCCGAAGAACCCATTACCAATTACACCCCCTTGGAAATGCCTCCAAAAGGGTTTCCTATTGTGCTTTTTGATATGCATGTCGCCGAAGCAATTGGTTTCGAAAAATTCGATATTCTGAGCCAGCGTGGTATTGGGACCATTGATGATACGGTAAAACTAGTTGCCAAAAATAGAGGGATTCAGATTAATATTCGAGACACTTCCCTTTCGAAAAATGAAAAATTGGCCAATACTTTTTTGGCTCAAGGAAAAACCATTGGTTGTTTTTATATCGAAAGTCCCGCTATGCGTGGGTTGTTGCGTCGTTTAAGTTGTGATAATTATAAAACTTTGGTGGCGGCTTCGTCAATCATTCGACCAGGTGTGGCCAAGTCGGGTATGATGAAAGAGTATATTTTCAGGCATAATAATCCTTCTCAATTTGAATATTTTCATAAAGTATTCGAAGAGCAATTAGGCGAAACTTACGGTATTATGGTTTATCAAGAAGATGTGATTAAGATTGCGTTGCATTACGGTGGTTTGCCTGCTGCCGATGGTGATATTTTGCGTCGCGCCATGAGTGGCAAAGGACGTTCGTTGGCGGCCTTACAAAAAGTAAAAGACCATTTTTTTGAGAGTTGTGCCCTGCAAGGTCATCCCGAAATACTAAGTCAAGAAATTTACCGACAGATAGAATCGTTTGCGGGTTATTCGTTTTGCAAAGCACATTCGGCTTCGTATGCAGTGGAGAGTTACCAGAGTTTGTACCTCAAAGTCTATTATCCGGTTGAGTTTATGGTGGCGGTCATCAACAATCAAGGTGGTTTTTATCGTACAGAAGTCTACATACACGAAGCGAGAATGGCAGGCGGAACCATTCATAATCCTTGTGTGAATAAAAGCGAATTAACTACCACTTTATATGGCAATGACATTTATTTGGGTTTTATGCATTTACAAGGCTTGGCAGAGAAGTTGGCGGGAGAAATTGTGCGCGAAAGAGAATTGCAAGGCGATTATTTATCGTTGGAAGACTTTTGTAATCGAGTAAAAATCGGATTGGAAAGTTTGAAACTATTGATTTTTATAGGTGCTTTTCGCGAAACAGGCAAAACCAAAAACCAACTGCTCATTCTGGCAAGTTTACTGTTTAATTCGGCTCCAACAGACCATCAAATGCTCTTGTTGCAAGAATCGGTTAAGGAGTACCAATTGCCCAAATTGGAGCGTTCTCGATTTGAAGATGCTTTTGACGAAATAGAACTCCTAGGTTTTCCCACTTCGTTTACGCCTTTTGATTTGTTGCAAACACCTTTTCGGGGTGATGTAATGGCAAAAGATTTAGCTTTAAACCATAAAAAACAGGTTCGAATGTTGGCTTATTTGATTTCGAGAAAACAAGTCCCCACAGCTAGAGGCACGATGTTTTTTGGTACTTGGGTCGATTTTGAAGGCACTTATTTTGATACGACTCATTTTCCAGATAATTTGCAAGTATATCCTTTTCAGGGTGGTGGTTGCTATTTGCTATTGGGCACTGTTGAGGTTGATTACCATTTTCCAACCCTTACGATTTTGAAAATGGCAAAACTACCTTTTGTGCCCGACCCAAGGTATTCAGACTCCAAAGACCATCAGTTCATTACGCAACAAAGAATGAAAGAAGATGTGAGCAGTACGCAAAGAGCGCCTTATCCGCAAGCACATAAGATTAATTTGCCTAGAAATAAAATGAACTTGAGTTAG